A DNA window from Pseudomonas resinovorans NBRC 106553 contains the following coding sequences:
- a CDS encoding EamA family transporter: MSSQASSRRTLLLIGAFAMIYIGWGTTYLVNHFLLRELPPFVIATLRFLFAGLLALGWVLASGKAQVQRSDLGGALIGGVLLIAVGQGALIYANQYLPTGMLAMLYTTLPLWSVALEWLLDRQPPLWVLCGLALASGGIVMLMGSALGMDAGVEQWFAGGLVVTATLLWAVGAWLLRQRPPFRSSWMGLSLQMLTGTLVLAIFGAWRGDWQGLALSGVSGDAWLWMAYLVVPVSLGVYPAYFWLLREVKPSLVSTFTFVNPVVALLLGFLILDERLEATALLSCLAILVGVVMIIFGRR; encoded by the coding sequence ATGTCTTCCCAGGCTTCATCCCGCCGCACCCTTCTGCTGATCGGTGCCTTCGCCATGATCTACATCGGCTGGGGCACCACTTACCTGGTCAACCACTTCCTCCTGCGCGAGCTGCCGCCTTTCGTCATCGCCACCCTGCGCTTCCTCTTCGCCGGTCTCCTCGCCCTGGGCTGGGTGCTGGCCAGCGGCAAGGCGCAGGTGCAGCGCAGCGACCTGGGTGGCGCACTCATCGGTGGCGTGCTGCTGATAGCCGTCGGCCAGGGTGCGCTGATCTACGCCAACCAGTACCTGCCTACCGGCATGCTGGCGATGCTTTACACCACCCTGCCCCTCTGGAGCGTGGCCCTGGAGTGGCTGCTGGACCGCCAGCCGCCGCTGTGGGTGCTCTGCGGCCTGGCACTGGCCAGCGGCGGCATCGTGATGCTGATGGGCAGCGCGCTGGGCATGGACGCCGGCGTCGAACAGTGGTTCGCCGGCGGCCTGGTGGTCACCGCGACCCTGCTCTGGGCCGTAGGCGCCTGGCTGCTGCGCCAGCGGCCGCCGTTCCGCTCCAGCTGGATGGGACTCAGCCTGCAGATGCTCACCGGCACACTGGTTCTGGCGATATTCGGCGCCTGGCGCGGCGACTGGCAGGGCTTGGCGTTGAGCGGCGTGAGCGGCGATGCCTGGCTATGGATGGCCTATCTGGTGGTGCCGGTAAGCCTGGGCGTCTACCCGGCCTATTTCTGGCTGTTGCGCGAAGTGAAACCGAGCCTGGTGTCGACCTTCACCTTCGTCAATCCGGTGGTAGCCCTGCTACTGGGCTTCCTGATCCTCGACGAACGGCTGGAGGCCACCGCCCTGCTCTCCTGCCTGGCGATCCTGGTCGGCGTGGTCATGATCATTTTCGGCCGCCGCTGA
- a CDS encoding MDR family MFS transporter — MAADALLRPTGEPSRRDWIAVMSAMLGAFMAVLDIQITNSSLKDIQGALSATLEEGSWISTSYLVAEIIMIPLTAWLVQLLSARRLAVWVSVGFLISSLLCSQAWSLESMIVFRAMQGFTGGALIPLAFTLTLIKLPEHHRAKGMALFAISATFAPSIGPTVGGWLTENFGWEYIFYINVPPGLLMIAGLLYGLEKKAPHWELLKQTDYAGILTLGLGLGCLQVFLEEGHRKDWLESSLIVGLGSVALVSLVLFVILQVSRPNPLINLGILKNRNFGLSSISSVGLGMGLYGSIYVLPLYLAQIQGYNALQIGEVIMWMGIPQLFLIPLVPKLMKVISPKLLCALGFGLFGYASFASGVLNPDFAGPQFNQIQLIRALGQPLVMVTVSLIATAYLQPQDAGSASSLFNILRNLGGAIGIALLATLLDARAKVYFDYLRESLVPGNPQVAERLALLADKLGSEQAALGKLSEIAHQQASIMAYNDAFHFIGIVLGISMVAVLFTRALPAGNTAGASAAAH; from the coding sequence ATGGCGGCTGACGCACTGCTCCGTCCCACGGGCGAGCCGAGCCGACGCGACTGGATAGCGGTGATGAGCGCCATGCTCGGCGCCTTCATGGCGGTGCTGGACATCCAGATCACCAACTCCTCGCTCAAGGACATCCAGGGCGCCCTGTCCGCCACCCTGGAGGAAGGCTCCTGGATTTCCACCTCCTACCTGGTGGCGGAGATCATCATGATCCCCCTCACCGCCTGGCTGGTGCAGCTCCTCTCGGCACGGCGCCTGGCGGTCTGGGTATCGGTCGGCTTCCTCATCTCCTCCCTGCTCTGCTCCCAGGCCTGGAGCCTGGAAAGCATGATCGTGTTCCGTGCCATGCAGGGATTCACCGGCGGCGCACTGATCCCCCTGGCGTTCACCCTGACCCTGATCAAGCTGCCGGAGCACCACCGAGCCAAGGGCATGGCGTTGTTCGCCATTTCCGCCACCTTCGCCCCCTCCATCGGCCCCACCGTGGGCGGCTGGCTGACGGAGAACTTCGGCTGGGAATACATCTTCTACATCAACGTGCCACCGGGCCTGCTGATGATCGCCGGCCTGCTCTACGGCCTGGAGAAGAAGGCACCGCACTGGGAACTGCTGAAGCAGACCGACTACGCCGGCATCCTGACCCTGGGCCTGGGCCTGGGCTGCCTGCAGGTGTTCCTCGAAGAAGGTCACCGCAAGGACTGGCTGGAGTCGAGCCTGATCGTCGGCCTGGGCAGCGTCGCCCTGGTCAGCCTGGTCCTGTTCGTCATCCTCCAGGTCTCCCGGCCCAACCCGCTGATCAACCTGGGCATCCTGAAGAACCGCAACTTCGGCCTGTCGAGCATCTCCAGCGTCGGCCTGGGCATGGGCCTGTACGGCTCCATCTACGTGCTGCCGCTCTACCTGGCGCAAATCCAGGGCTACAACGCGTTGCAGATCGGTGAAGTGATCATGTGGATGGGCATTCCGCAGCTGTTCCTGATTCCGCTGGTGCCCAAGCTGATGAAGGTGATTTCGCCCAAGCTCCTCTGCGCCCTGGGCTTTGGCCTGTTCGGTTACGCCAGCTTCGCGTCCGGCGTGCTCAACCCCGACTTCGCCGGGCCGCAGTTCAACCAGATCCAGCTCATCCGCGCCCTCGGCCAGCCCCTGGTGATGGTGACCGTGTCGCTGATCGCCACCGCCTACCTCCAGCCCCAGGACGCCGGATCCGCCTCCAGCCTGTTCAACATCCTGCGCAACCTGGGTGGCGCCATTGGCATCGCCTTGCTCGCCACCCTGCTGGACGCCCGCGCCAAGGTCTACTTCGACTACCTGCGCGAATCCCTGGTACCCGGCAATCCGCAGGTGGCCGAGCGCCTGGCGCTGCTGGCGGACAAACTCGGCAGCGAGCAGGCCGCCCTTGGCAAGCTCAGCGAGATCGCCCACCAGCAGGCCAGCATCATGGCCTACAATGACGCCTTCCATTTCATCGGCATCGTCCTCGGCATCAGCATGGTCGCCGTGCTGTTCACCCGCGCCCTCCCCGCCGGCAACACCGCAGGCGCCAGCGCCGCCGCCCACTAA